In Miscanthus floridulus cultivar M001 chromosome 8, ASM1932011v1, whole genome shotgun sequence, the sequence CGATCAACAACAACCAAAAAAAGAGATCATTTAGGAAAAGAATCCAAGACGAAAAAAAGCATTTAGTATGATAGCACATCCGGAGACTATCGGGAACGAAGCAATCTTCAACCAAAACTGGAGTAGGAAGACAAGACTTGAAAAACAGCGGAATCAGGGAAGGATATATGTGCAAATGCTAAACTCGGCGAGGACATGTgtacaaactttgtagctctCGCTTTCAAAGAGAAATGAGGAATTGGTATTTTATACAGGCGATTGGGCCGTTTTGCGCACCTTGACGGATGAAGTCGTGGACGGAGGTGGCGGAGGAGGCAGCAGCCATGCTGAACAGTGCGAACCCGCCGGATATCGAGCGCAGATCCAGCGACGACGAGACCGCGGTGGCGGCGCGGAGGATGCGCTGGCAAGGTGTGGACAGAGGGAAGGGGCTAGCGAGGCGAGTGTGACGGCCGTAGCGCAGGGGCGGCGCGGAGGATGGAGGGGGGGAGATGGGGATAGCGGCGCACGTCGGGAGGCGGAAGCGCAGGCGAGAGAATAGTGGGGCGGGGCGGGGAGGCATCGGCGATCGGGCCGCGATTATACCGGAGCGCCGGTGCCGGTGACGGTGGGGCTGATGATAGAATGAACGAAGTAGGAGTATCTTACGGCCGGAGGCGGGGCCCCCACGGGCCACGGCCGTATCGTGTTGGCGGTGGCCACGGACGGTATGTCTCGCCACGTCTCACGCGAACGTGAGGGCTTTGTCAAAGCGCTGGCGCCGCCCGTCCGATGAGCATTCGACGGGCCTGTTACCGTATCTTCTGCACGCGAACGCTTGACCCCCTAGATTAGACCGTCTCCAACAGCTCATGCAAACTGCCGTATACCCAAAATCGGTTATGCACAGTGTTTTAGCCGGCTCCAACGACGCAGACAGAGCATGCATTTTGGGTACGACGTCAACTAGGATGTTTATTTGTGTCGTATTTCTCCAAGACGCAAAGTCTTCCGCGGCAGCGAGGTGAGCGCCAGCGGGGGGCCACCACCGCCTTCGTCATAGACAGCGCCGACGACGCGGACGCCGCGCGCCGCGTGCTCCTCTCCGGGCACGAGGCTGGGGCTCGGTCCGCCGACGCGGTGGCCGTCCATCGGGCCAGGTACCGCGACACGGCGGCTGAGGCGTGGCCGCTGCTGCGACGCGCGCGGGGAAGCCCGACGTGCCGGCGGCCCACGAGGACGGTGAAGTCCAGGTGCCCGCTGGGGCTCACCTCGCTGCCGTGGGAGGAGCTCGCCGGCGAGGCGGGGAGGGAGGCGGGTGGAGCTCGCCGGGGAGGGAAGTGGGCGGAGCTTGGCTGGGAGGGAGGCGGGCGGCGCTCGCCGGATCTGCgcgcagggagggagggaggccgtGCAGGGGAGGGAGCTCGCCGACGAGGCGGGGAGGGAGGCGGGCGGAGCTCGCCTGGGAGGGAAGTGGGCGGAGCTTGGCGGGGAGGGAGGCGGGCGGCGCTCGTCGGATCTGCGCGCATGGAGGGAGGGAGGCCGTGCAGGGGAGGGAGCTCGTCGGCGATGCAggcccgacgacgacgacgaggcggGGAGGGAGGCAGGCTGTTGGAGAAGGAAGGTTTTGGGTAGGCGACCTATTTACTGTGTAGAACTCAAATCCGGGTATAGGTAGTTGATTtaggtatcggctattagagatAGTCTTACCCGTGATGCGACAATGGATCATATCACAATTATATATTTTGTTTTACAAAAGATGTCACTGTGATCAAATGGACATGTAGCCAAGACATGAGATAGCTCTAATGCACGATCGGTAATTCTGCCAAGTGGGCGCCCGTCCACCGGAACACTCCGCTAGTGCCCATGGCGCCAGCCCAACAATGTCAAGCCTCTTATTTGTTCATCCACTCGTTCTACAACCGTTCTAAAAAAACTCACCTCATTGCAGCACCGCGACAACCCTCCGCGACCACGCTTTACCGTACCACCTCGGCGATCGTGTCTCCCTCTCCAGTCGCACCTCCGCTCCGTCGGCCGACATCTCCACCGTGCCTAGGCGTGGGAGCCAGATCTTCCTCCCTCTCCATTGCGCCTCCCGCTCGCCATGGCCTTCTCCAGCCACGTGAACTCCGCCACGGCCTTCTCCACCAGACCTGCCGCGGCCTTCTCCACCAGGAGTGGCGAGCTTTGCGCCATTGGTGAACTCCACGAGCCGACGAGCATTCATtcgcaagcagcaaggagatgttgtgctgaaagagcatgttgcaatcgtatctttcaagtgtttcagatgttccataggtatgttgcaagtgttttatatgattgttgcaaagtagatcgagatgttatatatgttgcaatggttgtacacatatgtcGCAAGCTTCTGTTcctaatgttttatctgttttttcagatatgttgcaagtatgtTTATTTGGATATtgaatatgtttcacacatatgttgcatgtgtttatctagatgttgcatatgttttataatggtttcaagtgtttttgcaagtgtttcaggtgcatgtttcaagtgtttcatctgttttcagacgtatgtcaCAAGTGttacatctggatgtttcaaaagtagatcgtgtGTTGTATCTCCCTCCTCGCCTTCTGCTGCCTCGCCTTGGTATCTCATCCTCTCGACGTCGGCTAGGCATCCAAACTAGAGGCGTAGGCAGGCACTGCCTTCTCCCCCTCTTCTCGATGCTAGTGACATTCAGGGCGGCATGGGCCCCATGTAAGGCACATGAAATGGAGTGTGGATGCGGGCGTCTGTCCTGATGTCCAGACGCTAGCACTATCGATGCATGATACCTTGAGAACTAAAAACTAATTTTGAATAAAATCACAATCTCTGAGGAGCAAAACCCATGGTAATCTGGACTTTACGTGATATCGACTCTAAAAGAATCAGCTTCACACAAAGCGAATGAATACTGAACCAAAGCTTTTGCCAAACCGGCAAAGATAAAAATAAATTGACATCAAACTCTAAACATCGAGCAAAGAAAACACCACCAGAAAATGACCTCACCGCCCACGAACAAAGTGAGTCAATAAGACATTGCCCGTTGTTAAAGATTCTAGATACTAGAACGTGGCAATAGCTCGAAGCTCTTGAGGGATACATAGCCATTGTTGAATGACGTATAACCTCACAATGTGCACCTCAAGGGGATCATACCAAAATGACGTCTCTAAGAAGAAAACGAAAATGACAGCAAAGACATTGTCATTGCACCAATGACTGGAGGTAGGATTCACCCGAATCGATCACCAGCAAGAGGCAAAGGGGCACGGCGATGCTTCCCTTCAGGGGAGTGGCATCCATAGGCATTACCACCATCGAGAGCGAGCAACGGGCTCTCCATCATTTCCCACAACGCCCTCCCACCATCCACTAGAACCAGATCGGAGTTGACAAGTTATTACACCCAACAACATTCCTCGAGGATCATTGATGGAAGTGTTAGAAGGCCACCAACAATCTAATCTGGAAAGATAAGATCTGCTTTCCACCATCCCCGTCATACAAAGCTAGTCACAATTGCTCCCAGTGTAAGGATCATGCACCCATGTGCATGATTATGTATAGTTTTGGCGAGATGGTGACAACTCAAACACTATAACTAACATGTATGCCAAGATGTGTTGTCAAACTCTAATAGGCCCTATGGATGCAATGAAAGAAGTGGCGTGAAAACCGACATTAAAATAGAAAATGACAAAACATGCAAAAAGATGCACACACCAGATGATCCGGCGGTAAGAAAAAAACAAGCACCAGCCTATTAAAGTGATGGCCAAATAGTGAATAATGGAGGACTGGGGAGCTCAGTGACCCTATCGCGAGGCGAACTTCTTGAGCTCGTTGTAGATCTGGACCTTTAAGGTTATAGGATGAGTCCGTTGGTGCACTCCACCTGGTCGTTGGTCCGCGGGTGGGACATAGAGGCCTAGCCGTTTCGGATGTGTTGTTTGTTGTAGAAGTTCAAGAATTTGTGCCCTATGAACTAGGcacattgccgatgatgatgcaATTGGGTCCCTCACACATGTGGATGATGTCCTAAATGAACTCAACAACCTCAAACTTGAGGTCGgtgatgaaaggatcaagatgcccaagaggaggggggtgaattaggctaattctaaaattctttgcaataattaaacctacacttagcccacttcaccccttatgtctagaatgtgtttctattgttctaccgcacaaaagttttgtaccttaggtttcaatcctactctagcatgaaaattctaggaatgtaaagatgagaaatgaattgctcaaatgtaaatgctcaaagtaaagagagggaaaggaacgcggcgatgttttttcgaggtatcggagagtcgccacccccactagtcctcgttggagcacccgcgcaagggtgtagctctcccttgatctgcgcaaggatcaagtgctctctatgggctgattctttgacactccatcgcggtgaatcacccacaaccgcttacaacttgagttgggtcatccacaagctccatcggatgatcaccaaactcccaatcaccaccgagccatctaggtgatggcgatcaccaagagtaacaagcacaaactctcacttgaccacgacaagcctaatgagaagggtggattcACACTTGCTACTcaccttgcactaatgaggaccttaatcttggattctcaaatctcaatcacctcactaggctcttgctctcccttgcactctcaaggtgtttctcagctgaacaaatggtcaagagacctcccttggatgagtggagtaagtatttataccccctcatttaaAACATAATGTTTAGAGGCTGAGTCAGcattctgtggggtgaccggacgctccagtcagggTGACCAGACTCTTCGATCAGTTATACCCACaaagagccgttaagttctgaccggactctgacctacgtccggtcaagaaaaacgctctctaaaaccttactgatgttgaccggacgctggcacgcagagtctggtcacttcactGTTTAGTGTCCGGTTAGTTACCAGATCCTGaccagctgaaagctctagtttggttttggtgaattaatgaaaccctaagtgataacctagtttatcaagtgatcatgacataggtagcacattctaagtggcgaagcaaatgaagatcatgacatgatgatggtgatgccatagtgatgatcaagtgcttggacttgaaaagaagaaagagaaaaacaaaaggctcaaggcaaaggtataaatggtagaagctattttgttttgatgagcaagacacttagtgagtgtgatcacatttaggatcgatagccgtactattaagaggggtgaaactcgtatctaaatgcgattatcaaagtgtcactagatgctttagctcattgcatatgcatttaggatctagtggagtgctaacacccttgaaaatgtttgtgaaaatat encodes:
- the LOC136470039 gene encoding uncharacterized protein; the protein is MAQSSPLLVEKAAAGLVEKAVAEFTWLEKAMPASLPASSSSSGLHRRRAPSPARPPSLHARRSDERRPPPSPPSSAHFPPRRAPPASLPASSASSLPCTASLPPCAQIRRAPPASLPAKLRPLPSPASSTRLPPRLAGELLPRQRGEPQRAPGLHRPRGPPARRASPRASQQRPRLSRRVAVPGPMDGHRVGGPSPSLVPGEEHAARGVRVVGAVYDEGGGGPPLALTSLPRKTLRLGEIRHK